Part of the Novosphingobium sp. ZN18A2 genome, TTCTGGCCGCGCACCGCGAAACGGTGGCCCGGATGCGTGCGCTGGAAGAGGACGGAGACGAACAGGCCGTGCTCGATTCGATCGACGCGATGATCGATGCGATGCGCCAGCGCAGCCAGCAGAACGCGGCGGAAAGCGGCGATGACATCTGAATCGCGGCGCGAGTGGCTGGAAAACCTGCCTGTCGCAGATCTCCGCCGCGCGCTTTGGAATATGAGCCCGCGCCAGCGCCGATCCATCCGCCATCACTGGCACTTGTGGGCGCACGAAGGTCAGTTACCCCCGCCCGGCGCCTGGCACTGCTGGCTGATCATGGCGGGACGCGGCTTCGGCAAGACGAGGGCCGGGGCCGAATGGGTACGCGCCGTGGCGGAACGCGATCCGGCGGCGCGCATCGCGCTGGTCGGCGCGTCGCTTGGCGAAGTGCGCAGCGTGCAGGTGGAAGGCGAAAGCGGCATCCTTGCCGTCTCTCCGTGGCGGCGGCGGCCGAAGTTCGAACCTTCGCGGCGCCTTCTGGTGTGGCCCAACGGTGCGGAGGCGCGGCTCTATTCGGCGGGCGAACCCGAATCCCTGCGCGGTCCGCAGCACAGCCATGCGTGGTGCGACGAGATCGCCAAATGGGATAATTCGGGCGGAAGGGCCGGTTCGGCCTGGGACAACATGCAGTTCGGATTGCGGCTTGGCGCATGGCCGCGCGTTATGGCGACAACCACGCCGCGCGCCGTGCCGCTGCTGCGCCGGATACTGGATGACAGGCACGCCGTCGTCACGCGCGGCGCGACCGGGGCGAACAGTCGCAACCTTCCGCCCGCCTTCATGCGCGCGGTGCGCCGCCAGTTCGCGGGAACGAAGCTGGGCCGGCAGGAACTGGACGGCGAATTGATAGAGGACATCGAAGGCGCGCTGTGGAGCCGCGCGCTGATCGAACGGACCCGCGAAAACGGCTCACCGCCGCTCACCCGCGTGGTGATCGGCGTCGATCCCCCGGCCAGCGCCGATGGCGACGCCTGCGGGATCGTGGCGGTGGGGCTCGGCGAAGACAGGGTGGCGCACGTGCTTGCGGACCTCTCCGTCGAACGGCCGAGCCCCGAAACCTGGGCCCGCGCCGTGGCGGACGGGGCCGCCCAGTGGCAGGCGGATCGTGTCGTGGCCGAAGCCAATCAGGGCGGCGCGATGGTGGAAAGCGTGCTGCGCGCCGCCGACGCCGTGCTGCCGCTGCGCCTTGTCCACGCCAGCCGTGGAAAGGCCGCGCGGGCAGAGCCTGTCGCCGCGCTCTACGAAGCGGGCCGCGTGCGCCATGCCGGTACGTTCCCGGCGCTGGAAGACCAGCTTTGCGGCCTGATGCCGGGCGGCGAATATCGCGGCCCCACCCGCTCCCCCGACCGCGCCGACGCGGCGGTATGGGCGCTGACCGAACTGATGCTGGGCCGCGCAAACGTGCCGCGCATACGGCCTGCATGATGTGGCGCCCCTTTGCCGGAGGCGGGGGGCATATCGAAATTTAACCAGAAAGGATCGTGGATGTCCTTCCTCGAAACCCTGTCGGCCGCCTTCAAGGGTGTGCCGGCGCCCGAGCGGCCGCCATTGGCGCGCAGCTTCGCATCGCCGTGGTTCGCGCCCGACTGGCGCGGCGGCGATGCGCGGCCGTTCCGATACGAACCCGCCGTGCGCGCCGCCTATCTGCGCAATCCGGTAGCGCAACGCGCGGTGCGCATCGTTGCCGAAGGGATTGGCGGCGTTCCGGTCAACGCATCGGACACGGCGCTGGGCACGCTCGTCTCTGCCACAAGCGGCGGGCAGGCGCTGCTGGAAACGCTGGCCAGCCACCTGCTGCTGCACGGCAACAGTTATATCCAGGTGTTGCGCGACGCCGCGGGCCACCCGGCGGAACTGTTCGCGCTGCGCCCCGAACGCGTGACCGTGCTGCCCGATGCCACCGGCTGGCCCAGTGCATTCCGCTACAAGGTGGGAGAGCGCGTGCTGACCATCCCCGCGCGTGACGATGCGGACCGCGCGAACCTGATCCACGTGCGCGCCTTCCATCCGGCGGACGACCACTATGGCGCGGGCTGCCTCGATGCCGCCGACGAAGCGGTGGCAATCCACAACGCGGCATCCGCCTGGAACCTTTCGTTGCTGGAAAACGCGGCGCGGCCTTCGGGCGCGCTGGTTTACGATCCCGGCGATCCCGGCGCGGCGCTTTCCGCCGACCAGTTCGAGCGGGTGAAGGCGGAGCTGACCGCCGCCTTCGCCGGACAGGCCAACGCGGGCCGGCCGATGCTGCTGGAAGGCGGGCTGAAATGGCAATCGATGGCGCTGACGCCCGCGGACATGGACTTTGCCACGCTGAAGGCCGCCGCCGCGCGCGACATCGCGCTGGCATTCGGCGTGCCGCCGATGCTGCTCGGCATTCCGGGCGACAACACCTATTCGAACTACAAGGAAGCCAACCGCGCGCTGTGGCGGCTTTCGCTGCTGCCCCTGGCGGGCAAGCTGCTTTCCGCGATTGCAGAGGGGCTGGCGGCCGACTTCACCGATGCCGCGCTGTCGGTCGATCTGGACCGGGTGCCCGCGCTTGCCGAAGACCGCGAGAAGCTGTGGGCGCAGGTAAGCGGCGCGGACTTTCTTTCCGACGGCGAAAAGCGCGCGATGCTGGGCCTGCCGCCCCGACCCGCCGCGCAGGTGCAGCCATGACCCGCGCGGAGATGCTCGCCCGCCTGATCGCCCAGGCGGAGAGCGAGGGCGGCGACATGGTGACGCTTCGCGCCATCGTGGAGGAAGCGACCGGCCTCGGCGCGGAGCGCGTGTTGACGCGGATGGGCCTGGCAGACCCCGGCGCGCCCGACGACCTGAACGAACTGCGCGAACTGCTGCGCGCGTGGCGCGACGCCAAGGCCAGCGCGTGGAAGGCGGCAATCGGCTGGGTCGTGCGCGGCGTGCTGGCGCTTCTGCTGTTTGCCATCGCCGTCCGGCTCGGTTTCGGAGATCTTGTGCAATGACAACGCCCACGCCCCTCGCCTCCACGGAAACGCGGCTGGCCGGCTATGCCGCGATCTTCGGGCGCCGCGACAATGGCGGCGACACAATCCTGCCCGGCGCCTTTGCGCGCACGCTGGCCAGCCACGCCGCGCGGCACGCGCCGATCCCGCTGTTCTGGCAGCACCGGCCCGAACAGCAGGTCGGCTGGATCGACCATGCGCAAGAGGATGCGCGCGGGCTGCGGATCGTCGCCCGCCTGACCAATCCCGATGGCGCAAAGGCCGCGCTGGTCCGCGACGGAACGGTGCGCGGCCTGTCGTTCGGATACCGCGTAACCGCCGCGCGCCGCACGCGCGCCGGGCGCGACATCGTGGCGGTCGACCTTGTCGAGGTCAGCCTTGTCACCCGGCCGATGCAGCCCTTCGCGCAAGTCCACCTCGTCACCGCCTGATCCCCCCGTTTTTCCCATTCTTCGCAGAAAGGACCACCAATGGACGCAATTCCCGATTTCGCAATCGACCAGACCGAAACGAAAGCCGACCCGCTGCCCGCCAGCTTCGACATCGTGGCCCGCCAGGATGCGCAGGAAGCCGATATCGCGGCGATCCGCGCCGATGTGGACGACGTGAAGGGCAGGCTCGACCGCGTCAGCCGCGCCGCCGCGCGCCCGATGCTCGATGGTGCGACCCCCGCCGCAAGCGCCGAAGTGAAGGGCTTTGTCGACGGTTACCTGCGCCACGGCCGCGAGACGGAGCTGAAATCGATGAGCGCGTCGGCCCCGTCCGACGGCGGCTATGCCGTCCCGCACGAGATCGACGCGATGATTGCCCGCCAGCTGGTGGAAATCAGCCCGATCCGCGCGCTGGCCCAGGTGGTGCAGACCGGCACCAGCGGTTATCGCAAGCTGGTTTCGACCGGCGGAACCGCCAGCGGGTGGGTCAGCGAAGTGGCGGCGCGACCCGAAACCGATACGCCCCAGTTCGCGGAAATCGCACCGCCTTCGGGCGAACTCTATGCCAATCCGGCGGCAAGCCAGGCGATGCTGGACGATGCGGCTTTCGACCTTGAAAGCTGGCTGGCCAGCGAAATCGCGGTGGAATTCGCCCGCGCCGAGGGTGCCGCGTTCGTCAACGGATCGGGCGCGAACCAGCCGCGCGGCTTCCTTGCCGCCCCGGCATCGGCCGCAGTGGACGGCGTCCGCACCTTCGGAACACTGCAA contains:
- a CDS encoding phage portal protein, with protein sequence MSFLETLSAAFKGVPAPERPPLARSFASPWFAPDWRGGDARPFRYEPAVRAAYLRNPVAQRAVRIVAEGIGGVPVNASDTALGTLVSATSGGQALLETLASHLLLHGNSYIQVLRDAAGHPAELFALRPERVTVLPDATGWPSAFRYKVGERVLTIPARDDADRANLIHVRAFHPADDHYGAGCLDAADEAVAIHNAASAWNLSLLENAARPSGALVYDPGDPGAALSADQFERVKAELTAAFAGQANAGRPMLLEGGLKWQSMALTPADMDFATLKAAAARDIALAFGVPPMLLGIPGDNTYSNYKEANRALWRLSLLPLAGKLLSAIAEGLAADFTDAALSVDLDRVPALAEDREKLWAQVSGADFLSDGEKRAMLGLPPRPAAQVQP
- a CDS encoding HK97 family phage prohead protease, which codes for MTTPTPLASTETRLAGYAAIFGRRDNGGDTILPGAFARTLASHAARHAPIPLFWQHRPEQQVGWIDHAQEDARGLRIVARLTNPDGAKAALVRDGTVRGLSFGYRVTAARRTRAGRDIVAVDLVEVSLVTRPMQPFAQVHLVTA
- a CDS encoding terminase family protein; translation: MTSESRREWLENLPVADLRRALWNMSPRQRRSIRHHWHLWAHEGQLPPPGAWHCWLIMAGRGFGKTRAGAEWVRAVAERDPAARIALVGASLGEVRSVQVEGESGILAVSPWRRRPKFEPSRRLLVWPNGAEARLYSAGEPESLRGPQHSHAWCDEIAKWDNSGGRAGSAWDNMQFGLRLGAWPRVMATTTPRAVPLLRRILDDRHAVVTRGATGANSRNLPPAFMRAVRRQFAGTKLGRQELDGELIEDIEGALWSRALIERTRENGSPPLTRVVIGVDPPASADGDACGIVAVGLGEDRVAHVLADLSVERPSPETWARAVADGAAQWQADRVVAEANQGGAMVESVLRAADAVLPLRLVHASRGKAARAEPVAALYEAGRVRHAGTFPALEDQLCGLMPGGEYRGPTRSPDRADAAVWALTELMLGRANVPRIRPA
- a CDS encoding DUF6127 family protein, producing the protein MTRAEMLARLIAQAESEGGDMVTLRAIVEEATGLGAERVLTRMGLADPGAPDDLNELRELLRAWRDAKASAWKAAIGWVVRGVLALLLFAIAVRLGFGDLVQ
- a CDS encoding phage major capsid protein, with the translated sequence MDAIPDFAIDQTETKADPLPASFDIVARQDAQEADIAAIRADVDDVKGRLDRVSRAAARPMLDGATPAASAEVKGFVDGYLRHGRETELKSMSASAPSDGGYAVPHEIDAMIARQLVEISPIRALAQVVQTGTSGYRKLVSTGGTASGWVSEVAARPETDTPQFAEIAPPSGELYANPAASQAMLDDAAFDLESWLASEIAVEFARAEGAAFVNGSGANQPRGFLAAPASAAVDGVRTFGTLQYVGSGDANGFDAAPEAKLIDLVHTMKAGHRQGASWVMNSATLAIVRKLKTSDGAFLWQPGLVEGQPDRLLGYPVVEVEDMPDVAAGNVPVAFGNFRAGYLVAERSATSILRDPFTNKPFVHFYATRRIGGQVTDSDAIKLLRIEA